In Helicoverpa armigera isolate CAAS_96S chromosome 22, ASM3070526v1, whole genome shotgun sequence, the genomic stretch GTCAATGTCAGTTGATGGTACGTCACTCAAATAGAGTAAACACGTCACCAAATATTGATCTATTAATAAATTCTAACACTTAGCACTTATTTAATAAGTATAGTTatagttaatataaataaataaagcacttTTTAACCAAACCGTGGTATGTTGTATCATTCATTAAagctgaattaaatattttctctattACTTATATCAGCAATTTCATCACATGATCAATGTTGTTACAAGATATTGGAGAAGTCTGTAAAATATTGGGatttaatattatgatattggtcttgttttattattatgctCGAGCTCCTTCGTTCGTCTTTACCGCCATCCCTAGTGAATTTTTTGACAGTTTACAGATGTGTCATAAAGTTGACAGTGACAGTACTATGATATGAAAACAATTTCGTATTTTCTAGTGaattgttgtaataaataactgcaattgtatttattattgtttaatattaactaaaataCCAAAATGAACGTTATACAAGCAGTGAAATTGTATATAACCAAGATGACGGAAGAGAGCGGGCCGGGAATGAAAGTAATCCTCATGGACAAGGAGACAGTAAGTTGTACGCCCCATTGATTTTGTCAATAAACACAAGTATTTACATAAGAGGGCATTATTATATAGGAGCAGGCTGTTTATTTACTGGACAATTCTATACCTTACAGCTTAAAAGGACCACATACTTTACGTGCTGTTTTTTGTGTTGTGAAATTAGTTTTAGTCATCTTAGTAGCTGTTCATGTATGCTCCAATGACCTGTGCCTATAAACATTTAACGAATCGAATTTGCTTACGGACAGAAAGATTTTACATAAAACTCTTAGAATAAACATCAAAAACCTGGTCCGTAACTCACTAACAATGATGTAAGTTTCAGCTATATTGCAGCCGTAGCACTAATCCAAGAAGACTATAACTTCTTCTATAGAAACCTTTTAGTACAGTGTAGCAGGCGTTACAGTTGtccaattttattgtaaaatgtaaataacttaCACATGCAcacattttgcagttttttttagttttattatccTTACTGAAATCACATAAGTAAATTTGGGTGgaaattaaattgaaagaaGATTATTTggtatttacacaaaaaaatattttattgacacttGTAATTCTATGACAAGTGTCATCAATGACAAATACTCTGTGTTCTattctttcaattgtttttttctttatttcagaccaGCATTGTCAGTATGGTGTTCAGCCAGTCAGAGATATTACAAAAAGAGGTTTACCTTTTTGAGAGGATTGATAGCCATTCAAAGTGGGACAACATGAAGCACATGAAATGTATAGTGTTTGTACGACCTACCTCTGAAAACATTTCACTATTATCTCGGGAACTTAGATATCCGAAATATGGAGTGTATTTTATCTGTAAGTTGAAGGAACAtacttaatttatgaaaaatttaataaaatattagattttttttggaaaaatatttttttttggttctagATTTCAGTAATGTAATATCCAAGGCTGATATCAAGACACTGGCCGAGTGTGATGAGCAGGAGACAGTGAGAGAAGTACAGGAGGTGTTTGCTGACTACCTTGCTGTGGACAGACACCTGTTCTCATTCAATATTGTTGGATGTTTGCATGGTACTTATTTTGGCATTCATATTTTCCTATAGTTCCTCTCATTTCAACGTTTATAGTACATATAATAtagttacaagaaaaaaaattgaatttcaacATTGGTCCTGAAGAATGTATGAAACTTTCTACTGGAATGGTAACATAACTTGGTTGGGACAGaacctgaagatttttttttgagaagAATTATTATAGAACCTATTAACCTTACCCAGTACTATTAGGTTTTTCATAAAAGAGTATTTAATACAAACCCATTGAagatattacttttttaatccTACCCAGGTCGGTCCTGGAATCAGCATCATCTGCAGCGTTGTGCTCAAGGCCTGCTTGCCCTACTCCTTTCCGTGAAGCGCCGGGCCGTGGTCCGCTACGAGGCTGCCTCGGAGCCCTGCGCGCGCCTCGCCGAGAGAGTGCGAGACTTATTGCGCAGGGAGGCAGTGCTCATAGACAACAATATACCCTTTAATGGAGAGATTCCTACACCACAGCTGCTAATTGTGGACAGGAGAGATGATCCTGTTACGCCGTTGTTGAATCAAGTTAGTAATTGATCATCTTAACTTTATTTGGTAGCCAGGTTACCCTTTTTGGAATCAATAAAGAAAGAAAGTGCCTCAACTCATCTTGAGAAGAAGAATATTTGACTCAGCTCAAGATCATAGGGAGTCGAAAATCATTTGAAAATCATTATGTCCCTAATGATAATAACAGGATTTCATCATTACCGCCAAATTTTACTTGCCTGATATGTTAAAGCTGATATTTTATCCTAACACTCTCTTGCTTACATAGTAGAATCAAGGCTACTAAGGCCAGCATTACTACTTGCTGCAATTTGAACactttttttaccgattttaggaatttttattttacgtcCTGATCTTTGGATGAATGatagtaaataaacaatcttTATTCGCAGTGGACATACCAGGCGATGGTGCACGAGCTGCTGAGCATCAACAACAACCGCGTGAGTCTGGCGCACGTGCCCGACGTGCACAAGGACTTCAAGGAGGTGGTGCTGGCCTCGGAGCAGGACGAGTTCTATGCCAAGGTGAGTGCTGCACAGTGGACATACCAGGCGATGTGCACGAGCTGCTGAGCATCAACAACAACCGCGTGAGTCTGGCGCACGTGCCCGACGTGCACAAGGACTTCAAGGAGGTGGTGCTGGCCTCGGAGCAGGACGAGTTCTATGCCAAGGTGAGTGCTGCACAGTGGACATACCAGGCGATGTGCACGAGCTGCTGAGCATCAACAACAACCGCGTGAGTCTGGCGCACGTGCCCGACGTGCACAAGGACTTCAAGGAGGTGGTGCTGGCCTCGGAGCAGGACGAGTTCTATGCCAAGGTGAGTGCTGCACAGTGGACATACCAGGCGATGTGCACGAGCTGCTGAGCATCAACAACAACCGCGTGAGTCTGGCGCACGTGCCCGACGTGCACAAGGACTTCAAGGAGGTGGTGCTGGCCTCGGAGCAGGACGAGTTCTATGCCAAGGTGAGTGCTGCACAGTGGACATACCAGGCGATGTGCACGAGCTGCTGAGCATCAACAACAACCGCGTGAGTCTGGCGCACGTGCCCGACGTGCACAAGGACTTCAAGGAGGTGGTGCTGGCCTCGGAGCAGGACGAGTTCTATGCCAAGGTGAGTGCTGCACAGTGGACATACCAGGCGATGTGCACGAGCTGCTGAGCATCAACAACAACCGCGTGAGTCTGGCGCACGTGCCCGACGTGCACAAGGACTTCAAGGAGGTGGTGCTGGCCTCGGAGCAGGACGAGTTCTATGCCAAGGTGAGTGCTGCACAGTGGACATACCAGGCGATGTGCACGAGCTGCTGAGCATCAACAACAACCGCGTGAGTCTGGCGCACGTGCCCGACGTGCACAAGGACTTCAAGGAGGTGGTGCTGGCCTCGGAGCAGGACGAGTTCTATGCCAAGGTGAGTGCTGCACAGTGGACATACCAGGCGATGTGCACGAGCTGCTGAGCATCAACAACAACCGCGTGAGTCTGGCGCACGTGCCCGACGTGCACAAGGACTTCAAGGAGGTGGTGCTGGCCTCGGAGCAGGACGAGTTCTATGCCAAGGTGAGTGCTGCACAGTGGACATACCAGGCGATGTGCACGAGCTGCTGAGCATCAACAACAACCGCGTGAGTCTGGCGCACGTGCCCGACGTGCACAAGGACTTCAAGGAGGTGGTGCTGGCCTCGGAGCAGGACGAGTTCTATGCCAAGGTGAGTGCTGCACAGTGGACATACCAGGCGATGTGCACGAGCTGCTGAGCATCAACAACAACCGCGTGAGTCTGGCGCACGTGCCCGACGTGCACAAGGACTTCAAGGAGGTGGTGCTGGCCTCGGAGCAGGACGAGTTCTATGCCAAGGTGAGTGCTGCACAGTGGACATACCAGGCGATGTGCACGAGCTGCTGAGCATCAACAACAACCGCGTGAGTCTGGCGCACGTGCCCGACGTGCACAAGGACTTCAAGGAGGTGGTGCTGGCCTCGGAGCAGGACGAGTTCTATGCCAAGGTGAGTGCTGCACAGTGGACATACCAGGCGATGTGCACGAGCTGCTGAGCATCAACAACAACCGCGTGAGTCTGGCGCACGTGCCCGACGTGCACAAGGACTTCAAGGAGGTGGTGCTGGCCTCGGAGCAGGACGAGTTCTATGCCAAGGTGACTTATTCAAGGgaaatattaacttaataattGTATGTCGGTCAGgtctcgagggaactacttgCAGCATTTCGATAATAAGTAGCCTATTATATTCATGTCAAGTTCTAGTTGTCCTGGAAAAAGTACAATTATATTTCTCCTGcatcctgtgaaaattacttctTGTACCTGCATAAAAAGCAGCCTATAGCCTTctttaataaatgggctatgtaacactgcaagaattttccaaattggacCTGTAGGTCTTGAGATTAGCAGCTTAAtgtaaacaaacttcagctttctATGCAAAACAAAGTGGATTCAACTGTCAATATTGATGTGCTAACAATATATGTATTACTTCTGCTTGTTGTACCAATGTATTCTCATGTATGTGTTTTCAGAATCTGTACTCGAACTTCGGCGAGATCGGTCAGACGATGAAATCGTTGATGGACGAGTTCCAGAAGAAAGCTAAGAGCCATCAGAAGGTCGAGAGTATCGCAGACATGAAGAACTTTGTCGAAACCTACCCGCTGTTCAAGGTATGTTAGAAATTGATAGATCATGATATGATTACTATATTTATCTTACAAGTATATAGATTATCTAAATGGTATTTTACTGTTTTAAAATTGCAAGATTTTAAGATTGTCAAGATAAATCATTTTAACAACAACAAAGTATCCGTCATATAAAGTAAACAGCACTCTTCCCGCTCCCGGATAAAGAGCTATATAGCCCTAAACGCTTGCCCGATAAACCGGCTATGTGACACtgcaacaatttttcaaattggaccatgACCAATTCCGCTTTATTCacagtttgttttataattgctttatgatattagtatatgATTATAGAGATAGATATGTAACTAAACATTTCTTCTAATATCTTTGTTGTTATATCGAACTAGTTAACtgataaatatttgtgtaattcCAGAAAATGTCAGGCACAGTAACGAAGCACGTTACGGTGGTGGGCGAGCTGTCCTCGTGCGTGACTCGCCATCACCTACTGGAGGTGTCTGAGCTCGAGCAGGAGATCTCCTGCCAGAGCGATCATGTTAAACATCTGCAGGTAGGTCACTAGCTTACATAGAACCTTTTATTATATGGATTACAGATTAACACTTATAATGAATTCGCACTGGAGCTTTTCGCTTTACAGGGCTTATGTGGTACAACTCCATCAATCCAGTAACCAGCGATACCCAGTACAATCGATATTATGTCAATTGTTAGTGTAATGTGAAACAGTGATGTTGATGTATTATTTATGTGCATGACTCCAGCTATATTTTGCACAAATATCGGCAAGCCCCAAATCTAATGTAATCGTGACATGATTGAAATGAGGTCAAACGCCTATTTCACAAAGTTATAAAACACTTTTTGCAAGAAACCTGTTATTGTATGCCTGTAGGTCTATAACATTATCAATTACTCAACAGCGCCTCAAGAATCTGCTATCAAACGAGGCAGTCCGTCACCACGACGCAGCCAAACTAGTAGCCCTATACGCCCTACGCTACGAGAAGCACGCCAGCAACGCCTTACCCTCCCTCATTGAAGCCCTGAAGACAAGAGGCGCTCCGGAACACCTGGTCAAGGGTGTCGTCAACCTGCTGGAGTATGGAGGAGCTCATGCTAGACAGAGCGATCTGTT encodes the following:
- the Vps45 gene encoding vacuolar protein sorting-associated protein 45, with the translated sequence MNVIQAVKLYITKMTEESGPGMKVILMDKETTSIVSMVFSQSEILQKEVYLFERIDSHSKWDNMKHMKCIVFVRPTSENISLLSRELRYPKYGVYFIYFSNVISKADIKTLAECDEQETVREVQEVFADYLAVDRHLFSFNIVGCLHGRSWNQHHLQRCAQGLLALLLSVKRRAVVRYEAASEPCARLAERVRDLLRREAVLIDNNIPFNGEIPTPQLLIVDRRDDPVTPLLNQWTYQAMVHELLSINNNRVSLAHVPDVHKDFKEVVLASEQDEFYAKNLYSNFGEIGQTMKSLMDEFQKKAKSHQKVESIADMKNFVETYPLFKKMSGTVTKHVTVVGELSSCVTRHHLLEVSELEQEISCQSDHVKHLQRLKNLLSNEAVRHHDAAKLVALYALRYEKHASNALPSLIEALKTRGAPEHLVKGVVNLLEYGGAHARQSDLFGLQDAVKITKRLFKGLNGVENIYTQHTPLLKDTLEDLIKGKLRENLYPTLGGDDGAYGRRPQDIFVFIVGGATYEEAQCVHQINQMYPGVRIVLGGTTIHNSTSFFEEVKSAMQGVHRTHTRHIRNV